gtgcatgtatgtgtgtaaaTTGCGTTTAGGCcttaataacaacaataaacgCACAAAATTCGGTAGCGATGAAATTCATatgatgatgttgttgccAAAAAATGTATGCTAAGTGGAAGACTAAGAATAAGATACAAGAAATGCTGATAAATACTGCCAAGAGTGACGAAAGAAGAACCTCAGGAAACtttccaaatttatagaaagcTATGGAAAATGTTCCTCACTATATTCCTTTATTTGGTGCACTTTGCTAACTTACAAATAATATCTCCAATATATCCAAAAACGTAAAACTTAATATATAAAACCAGAGATATCCTCCACTCTCAAACCCAATTATTCTCCTAGTGAAAGTGCTGCGAAGGAATGccaaaattttgtttgcatatcgatttaaatcggaaaaactattaaatcataaaaaaggCGATTTCttagaaattggcaagacaaattttttaatgaatgcTTAATCTTAgctttctattttttataatttctgaGATATCGACGATAAAACGGGCAGCCACATGGTTTGACCATATCTTCAGGGTTAAATGGCTTTACGGTAACCTCCGTCTGAAGTCCCTGCTCAATTAGAATTCCTTCCCTGATATAAGTCTTTCCCTTTCTAGGTGATCCTCGATGACCTCATAAATTATTGAACTCGGCGACCTACACTTTCACTAGCTCTGCCACTACGGCCACGTCTTCGCgatcaaaacatttctcaCACTTACTACGAGCTTTTTCTGGCGTTTTGTGGATTTTCCCATAATTTCTTATTTCTGGTaaatttttgttgcttttaatttttagttgGCATTAGCATACAAAATATGAGATTTCAATAGAGTttcattaaaatgtgtttgttttcctttgttgTGGCTGTCTAGTTGAGgttgtattttgttttatcttGTACCATAGTTTTGAGTGgtcatttgttttttgccaATTGGAAGTGGCTCACGTAATAAATATCAGAAATTGCGTCTTTCTTTGACACATATAAGACGAAATCGcactaaaaattaaaagagtGGCAATgagcgttttttatttttgtagtgATGCTTCTGCGTTTGTTATTGTCGTTTTCACCCGACTTTCGCCTTTTTTCAccgtttattttttttgcaaatttgttATTTAGCTTGTACTTTCAGCTTTTGCCCGTGCAATTGAAAACCGTCACAGCCATCACTATATACGGCGAACCAAATTCTTAGTGGCAAAataatgatttgtttttgttcgccAAGGCTTGCGttgtttattgaatttaaattgcgTTGGTTCCAACACTTAATTAGCAGCGGCAATAACAAGAAAATCAACGAAAGGAAggtaaaaaatattaaaatgaagaCAAGAAATACCAGTGAGGGGACGGGGAGAAGGAAAAGCTGCAGAAAAACAGCCAGACacgcaaaatgaaaatgtttggcCAAAGCAGAGACTTGTTGTCAGCACTACCAAACAGAAGACAACAAAGGCGAACGTCAAAAACAGCgcaacagaaaacaaaaaacaacacacatATAGCAACTGCAACCACGGCAAAAAAAATGTgccattcttttttttgcacatttgccAGCACTTCACTTAGCAACATTGTTGCAGCCACAGGCGGGCCGAATGGGGTTTAAGGGGGCTGCAGACAGCCAGCTCAATGGAAATGTatgaattgcatttgcaaaataaaaaaaagtaatataaaacCGCAAAAAATGCAGATCGACTGCAAAAATGGTGCGCCTGCGCCAGCGGCAGAAAGTAAAGATGTTTGCGATTGCAGGCAAAGATAAGGGGTTTTGAGGGGGTAGAAAATGGGCTCAGACAGACCGAGGGGATGAAGGTGCAACACAGATGACACAATAGGACAGTGAGTTCGCAAAAAATCTCTTGTAGTTTTGCATACCCTATCCTCTAACGAAGTAACACaattttgaaagtatttaacgataaagttatcaaaaccggaaaataaattacttgCTGTGCTATTACAGGTAATACAAAATCCCACATTAATAGACATTCAAAGGTAAGGAAACGATTGCAAGAGTAAGAAATTTTTGCTAACCGAAGACTTTGGACTCACTTTGGATTTTATCGCCAAATGGTTAACTATGGTTTCAAATGGGCCTGAAAAAGAAGCAAATTATAAAGTTTCCGCTTGCTCTGCCTTTTTTCTTTCACTCGCACTGTAGCCATCTCTTTCAACGTGCTAATGACTTCAATGatttgcaattgttgtttAGCCTGAGGACTGCCAACTCAGTCCAATTTGTTGAGAAAAGAAAACGGAGGCCAGCGCATGTTGGAACCAAAAGCATCATTAACTCGTCGGCGTCGTTGGTCGCACTAAACCAATTTTTTTCCAGCCAGCCAAGGCAGTGTTATGTTAAGGGGTAGAAGAGGGctaagcaaaaattaaaataaataaaaacttcaaGTTTAAGCGCTTAAGTTGTTTGTTCATCTCCGCCTCTTGGGCATAATTCAACTGCAACATTGTTGCGCCAAATGCAGACAGACATAATGAAGGAGCGAGTCGCAGACGGAGGAAAAAATAGGTTGAGATGGCGGAGGGGACTCACAGACTTGTTGGACAGAGTATTTTGAGTCATGCGGCTGCTAATAGAGGCAGCAAACAGTTTAAAAAGAAACCACTGACAACTGATTGAGACCCGGGCAACGATGAATGTAATGGGTTAAGTCTGAACGAGGGGCCAAAAGGGGAAGCTGCTCCATTGTCAAGTTCCTATTAGACCGGTTTAGTATGTATTGTACTTAAAAGTTTTgctaaaaattattattaatggatcgaaaatacaaaaatcgcGGTCATCAtcaatttcgatttctttCCAAGGCTTTCACTTTGATTAggctaacgcccacaaaccacaaAAGCTGTCCCGccctcacttttgaaaaaatttaaactttttttattttattatttgttttcccaGTTTTGACCGATATTCCAAAAAATGTTGATATTTCTcgtttgcacttccactagctatAGTAAGCAACGGGTAACGACTATAGCATGCTCTTTTCTAAATTTTATTGTCTTTCTAATTTTTATCAATATGTCTTCAACTCTTCAAATTATGTTGCGGCAACATTGTTGCAGTCAAGCGCCGTCTTCGGCgacagccacgccccttctCTCTCCACCTGCCGCCCCCAAATTTACGAGAAGTTTTTGTTGGcgggtgtgtgtttttttctgaatgcgcaatttaaatttagtcAGTTGGAAAATTTGATGAAGGCGAAAGCataaaaaatgtggaaaagggaaaaatggAGAAGGGTGGCAGAAAAGGGGCCTGTCGGCGCATGAGTAAAACTTATCGGTGGTAGGTGAGGACTTCATTACCGAGACTGTACCAAAGAAACTATTTGAAGAGGAGTCTGCTTAAAGATGGATCTATTAAAGCGGTGGTTTcgccttttttaatttgctttgtAATCCTTTTAAAGAATTGTTTGAAACTGTCCCTAAAATGAACGGCAGATTTTTACAATCCGCcaacaaaatgttaaataaattgttaacaGAAATGTCAACCCCTGCATACCACTTGCATTGTAGGATAATCAAAATCCAATACCAAAACTGATACACCGCCACCTCAGTTTTAGTCACCATTTAGGTCCCATCCCTTTCCGCTAATTCTGGGTACACATTTGATATTCATGAGTCGGAAAATTTCCAAGAATTGGTTCAGACCTCGCTGTCACGTCCTTGTGAGTCTGCTAtgcaaacattaaataaatgctcGCGTTGTCTCCTCACTTTTTTTTACATTCTCGTATAGAAGAAATGCCCATATAGATATTCGTCCAGCTTTTTGCCGACCTTTACCGCCGATTTTCCCCCGATTTTGACCGACTGACAGCGAGTCCATTACCAGGAGTACTGAGAGCAACTCGCTTGGCCACTATCACCTTGTTTGTCGATCGAAACACCTTAAATGACATTATTTTGACAGTGACCATAATTTTGGGTTAATCACAATGTATTTCATGTAAAGTTATACGTTTGTAAAAGATAGTCTCAATAACATGTAACCCAAATGGAGATAATCCCATTTCGGTTTCTTGccaaagaaaaattaattcattagCATATGGAATCACTAAAGGTGATACattttccaataaaaataCTTCATCCCTTCCATTGAAAAGTGCCTATTTTTAGTGGTGTTGgattaaaactttatttttggattgtttttaaattggaAACGTAACAAATATGGCGAAAAACTTGAACGTCGGCCGATACACACTACGCTCTAGCATTGAATGTATTTAGTTTGGTAACGATGTGTTCTGGGTGTTAATCGAGTATTTATTGTGGGGTGTGAAGTAATACTTAGGCACTAATACGATTTGCTTTACTGGGTTTAGGTGTATGTTTGGTGTAAATGGGGATTTTGCagatgcaaaatgcaaaacgcaGTCGATAACAATGTTAGCCACATCCTTAAACCATTTTCACTTACAGGCAAAAGCACAtgcacactcactcacacgaCAACTGAAAACGTTGCACATACGATCCGTATGCACGCTAGTTGTTTGCTGCTCTCTCTTTCTGATTCTCTCGTCAAaccattttacattttccatttcactcCTGCTCGATTGGATGTAGCCAAGTGTTATGCAACTGCTTAAAGGACTTCATCTTGTGATTTCTTTGCTGATTTGCGTTGTTTGAGTTGTGATTTGTGTGGTGTTTCCTTTTGTGCCTCATCTGTCGTGGATCTCCGCCTCATCCTTATCCTGGAAAGGGACCTCATCCAGCTTAGAGCAGATAGCATTTCCGCcgccagcaggagcaggtgcAGTGCCCATGGCGATAGTAGCGGCAGAGGcacttcaaatatttatagccCGCACAGCAGTGATGCGAGTGCAAGTGAGAATGCGAGTGGTAGTGGCTGTAGCAGGAGCTGTCATGCAGACAGTAAGAGTAGCAGCCGCAGTCGCACATATTTTCGCGGAGTGTAAGTTCCTCTTGCCTTGACTTGTCTGGAGTCTAATTATCTCTATTTTGCCGAGCGTCCCAGCTCCTTGGCTCGCTGTTTACCAACTGATTTCTGGCCAACGCTTCGTCTTTCGACTTGGCTTAGGTTAGTTTGAATCGCAAGTGGAATTGGTCTTCCATAGTTACGGGCAGAGGCCCAAGTTTGATCGATCACAAAGATACATTTGCGTATTTGGGGGCCAACATTCGTACCACGAACCGGAGTGAGCTGTAATATATGGGTTAgcactgttgttgttatggcAATTCGTATGAAAATCATGTCAATTGATTTTAGCCAACTACTCCTCCAACTCCATAGCCGCCTTGTCGGATCCTGTAACCTGCGAAGTTTTTTAAGTTCAGAGTATGAGAGAATTTGAGCAAGTCGAAAAagtaatcattttttttatggaAACGAAAGATGGTTAACCAAATTTTCTAGGGTCATCTATAAAgaattagtttttaaatttgtattttaatgtaTCTTTGATTTGTAGATATCAATAGAGTATTCCGGCGTCTAGACAAACAACATGGTTTAcctaaacattttttgcctGGTACCGCACACTTAACTCAACTCGAGTTGTATGATTAATTCGCAATGTTGTGGCTGATTTTATGACCGAAATATTTCCTGCATTTGACGCCATCGACCCAAAATAGacttggccaaatgcaaattcatGTCTGACCCACATTGGCGACTGGCGTATTAGTCACCGCCGTCGGGGATCTACAAATAGAGAGCTCTAACTACTCTTGTGCTGCAATCGATGACACACGCGCCAAATGCATAGCTGACTCATTGACATGGCCTCTCGACTGTATACGTCATATGGTTTGTGAATTCTGGCTGAGATTAGATCACTAGGGTTCTCGGTTTTGCAGACTCCGACGGACTAAACATGAGATTAGGTCGAGGAATCTGCACTGGGTGGTGAGGTCATCACGGTAGTGCGAAACTGCTTTTATTAGAAATATTCAAACGGACCGAATTTTAGCTTGGTTCCACCAACGATTTTATATCCTCcctacattttttaattctttataTGAAGTGTGTAAAGCCAGAGAAGAATTTCCTCTTATTTGTTTCATGTCAAtttggtttcgtttggttaacgtatagttattttatttacaatttattgtttttagacaaatggcaatggaaattgcCGCAATGGCGAAGGGAAAGGGGCAGCATACAAGTcacagccaaacaaacacattTCAATCGAAATGCCCCACATGTGGATGACCCCAACGTGGCGAGGGGTTATTTTCAGAGGTACTCGAGGGGCAACGTAGGCAAACCAGCGGTATAACTGGTGCTGGACGTGGATGAGGGCCATTGCCACAAAGTGGCACTTGCCAGGTTTTTGACACAAGTTGGCCTGCCACATGCCAGCGCAAGTTGGAGCTGCTGCAACTGTCACTTCCTCTAGCCACATGTAACAACATCAAGCTTGTATTGCAACTGAAATTGCACCGGGATTGCTGCATGCCCAACTGATTTTGCCTCGATTCGAAATTAAGACATTCGATGCGCCTTTCCACTCTGTGGCAACTTTGTCCTTGCATTTCCACCTCACACAAAATGACAGCTTGAAGTTGGACAGGCGAAACAAACCGAAACAGTTTGCaacaatggaaaaatattttgtggcaTTGGAAGAGAAACCGATTAAGTTGATTATTTTTAGCTGATTTATTtagttgatttattttttagtgTACTTCCACTGCAATATCTTTAGCTGGCTAAAGGCAAGTGATTCCTGAGAAAAAAATGTGGGAATTTTTATGGATCAAAAAtccaaatagaaaatattgaacCATGTTATAAAACCTAATTCTGTTACCTGAAAAGGTCAATGCTCGTAGAGTAAATGAGTATATTTATTGCAAAGTAGCAGCAACTGTAAGTAACAGGTAAAGTATGGTGTTTccgacccaaaaaaaaaacaaaaaaatacttaATCTGGATCACAAGCTGAGTACTAATTGCTATCTGATAGTCGGAAAATTGAATATATCGTGTATTcctgttattatttaaattactgTCATATAATTTCTAAAGCTactaaaatgcaaaaactgcCAAATTATTGAAGTCAATTAAATCCAAATTAAATTCGCTTGGTTTGGTTTCCGCattcctttgtttttccaGCACTCCGgcagcaaaaatgttttaaaaaaaggcACTAAAACCCTAAATTAAACCGTAAAATTTGTAGAACAACGTCATTAAATTACGGGGAGCAGTACAAACCGTTAGCATTTTCTTTGCCTGCGGCGTTTCCTCGCTGTTTTTTggggtttatttattttcatgttttaattttgaCCATCCCCATTTCCCCTTTTACAGTCGACacgatttattttattattcaagCACCTCGAGAGTTCCAGTGAAATGCTGGCAATGCAACATGCGGCATTAAATGTGCATCTCCGCTCCCTTTTGCCGCATGCCCACCTATTCGGCACCTGAAAACATTTCCACGTTTCATTCGTCGCTGATTCTTAGTTCCCCATCCCCTGGTTTCTGGACTCCGAGCTGCATGGAGCACGCAAGAAGTCATTAAAAGCACTAAAAACGCAACTCTCGTAAAAAGTGACCCTATCTCGTCCCATGACTTCGACTCTTTCTCCTCCTTGAAGGCCTTGGACAAGAAAAGCACTGCCACAAATGTTTGAGTCGTTGAATatggtttttatacccgttactcgtagagtaaaagggtatactagattcgttgaaaagtatgtaacaggcagaaggaagcgtttccgaccatataaagtatatatattcatgatcaggatcaatagctgagtcgatctggccatgtccgtctgtccgtccgtctgtccgtccgtatgaacgtcgagatctcaggaactacaaaaggtagaaagttgagattaagcatactgactcctgagacatagacgcagcgcaagtttgtcgattcgtgttgccatgcccactctaacgcccacaaaccgcccaaaactgtcacgcccacactattgaaaaatgttttgatattttttcatttttgtattagtcttataaatttctatcgatttgccaaaaaactttttgccacgcccactctagcgcccacaaaccgccaaaaactgtcagtgctgaagacttcttcgcactttcactagctgagtaacgggtatcagatagtcggggaactcgactatagcgttttctcttgtttaatCTGTAAACATTTTGTTATCAGAACATTGATACCCGATAAATAAGTGTATATGCAGCGCAttgtaaatataaacaatctttgatatttttgaagTTAAAGATTAGCTTAGTTTCTAAGTGAATGCCAAGTGCAGAGAGTtatattgaaaacaatttgggtcatgaaaacaaaaacaaaacaaaaaatgttaacatttttctttggCGTGTCGATAAAAATGTGCATTAACAAATTcttcataagtgtgggcgtggcagtttcaGGCGGTTTGTTTGTGTAACATCAGAAAACTTACGCATGTACAGACGGACATTGTCAGATCGACGGGGCTAGTGATTCTGATCATAGTATCGGAAACGTTTCCATCTACCTTTACcgacttttcaacgaatctaatatacccttttattctacTATTAACGGGAATAACAACAGAcccaaaagcaaaataaaaagaaatgaaatggaagGAATGGAAAGAGAAGAGTATACCCTGCAACTCTGCAGCTAAGAGGAGAAACATGGCCTAgcttaaatatgcaaataaacgaaatgaaatattcaacTGCAGTATCTCAACTCCAAAGTTCGATTACAGACTAGAAATCGGACTTTGGTTCGTCTCCAACGACTGCATTCCTTTTTATATTTCGCACCGCGAAAGAATTCTCTGAATTATTACATCACAAAGAGCCAGAGGGGCATGACAGTGTTCCCGGAACTGCATGCGAATGGGGATATCGATGAGAAGTGTGAGTGTATGGAGGCTTGAACTGTGGAAACTGCCTGCTGGTATTTGGGTTGTCAAGGCGCGTGCGTAAACTTTGCCAAATCCAACTGACATTGACGAGCGGGGAATTGTGGGTGTATCTTGGTGACCGCCACAAGGCCAAAGTGGGACATATAGAGGTTACGCGGTAGTTATGAATGTGGGCGGAGATTTAAATAGTTTGGCAATTATCAATCTGTGTGTAGTATCTAAGAGATCAAACGTTAAACACAGCCATATAACAGATATCACTATAAATGAAACGTATTTATCGCAGAAATTTCTTCGCTGATACCTAACCTTTGGATAACTTTCCACCATTCGTGTATGCAAACAACATTACACACActacacatttttattattttccgaGAATAACGCACTCATAACTAATCAGCAAATCTCCGGTCCCTCACAAGTGACGGTTTTCCATTCAAGCATAGGGTTGGTCCCCGACTTTAAATGCCTTTTATAAACTGCAACCAAAAGCATAAAAACTCAGAACGCACAATGGAGACGATAATCAGAGGAGCCTATCCCCTCCGTCGGCCGATTATCACCCTTTCAAGTCTCGTGCCGTGCTCCCCCATCCTTGCCTCTTAGTGACCCCTTGAAGAACCCAACTTGTTGAGCTGTCTGCCTCAACTTGTAATGGAAACTTTTGTAAACTTTTCCATATAATCGCGGCATGGGAAAATTACCACACAAGTGACATTAGCCATATCAATTGAACAAAGGTGAAACGAAGAAAAGTATTTGCTCGAAAAGTGCCAAGTGGGTAAAATTCCATTCCTCGAGTTCAACAGATATTCGGATTATTTGCGCTCCTCATTAATAAGCCGTATATGCCAGTCCTAAGTCACAATAACACATGGTTTCAGTCGTCTTAATGAACATTTTAGC
This genomic interval from Drosophila teissieri strain GT53w chromosome 3L, Prin_Dtei_1.1, whole genome shotgun sequence contains the following:
- the LOC122617683 gene encoding uncharacterized protein LOC122617683, coding for MCDCGCYSYCLHDSSCYSHYHSHSHLHSHHCCAGYKYLKCLCRYYRHGHCTCSCWRRKCYLL